The Gopherus flavomarginatus isolate rGopFla2 unplaced genomic scaffold, rGopFla2.mat.asm mat_scaffold_459_arrow_ctg1, whole genome shotgun sequence DNA window caCAGGATCCACCTCAAAGATGGACGAGCTTCAAAAGTGCGCAACTTGTGTGTGGGAGCTGAGGGACCTCAATGTGCAAAAGCTGCAAACAGCCTTAACACTCACTACCTGGGAACTgtcaaaagaattaaagaaaaaaatcttctgacagCTCTAGAGAAGGTTTTTATGAAGTTTATCTCCTTtacggattctctgatgtttagaaaggcctgAACTATGagcgaagcttttcccacactcgcagcattcatagggtctctgccCGGTGTGGATTCTGTAATGTGTAATAAGGGTTGAGCTCCgagagaagcttttcccgcactcactgcattcatagggtctctctcccttGTGGACTCTCTGGTGAGAGATAAGGGAGGAGAGGTGAGTGAAacgtttcccgcactcactgcattcatagggtgtctctcctgtgtggatcctctgatgcatagtaaggtttgagctccgagagaagcttttcccacactcacaacattcATAGGGTCGCTCTCCTGCATGCGTTGTCTGATGAGAGGTAAGGGAGGAGGAGTGAGTGAAACGTTTcccgcactcacggcattcatagggtctctctcctgtgtggatccgcTGATGTATAGTAAGGTTTGAGCTccgagagaagcttttcccacactcgcagcattcGTAGGGTCGCTCTCCCGTGTGCATTGTCTGATGAGAGATAAGGGCTGATCTCTGAGTGAAGCTTAGCCCGCATTTGCAGCATTTGTAGGGtcgctctcccgtgtggattctctgatgagagTTAAGGGTATATCTCtgagtgaaacttttcccacactcacagcattgatagggtctctctcctctgtgtATTTCCTGATGCCTACTAAGGGCAGAGGtacgattgaagcttttcccacactcacagcattcgtagggTCTCTCTTTTGTGTGGATTATCTCATGTCGAATAAGGCCTGAATGGTaattgaagtttttcccacactcactacatGTATTCTCTCGTTTCTCCGTGAGGATTTTCTCCTGGGACGTAGTTTC harbors:
- the LOC127042489 gene encoding zinc finger and SCAN domain-containing protein 2-like, whose protein sequence is MQENYENENEILRSPWTGEETLNQPRNSGDGVVRESEEQNPHQEDAELAEVHGELLQRSKGSVISPRDQGKADESYHRQEREQGNHSEERVDEPINCQGTPRDLKETTSQEKILTEKRENTCSECGKNFNYHSGLIRHEIIHTKERPYECCECGKSFNRTSALSRHQEIHRGERPYQCCECGKSFTQRYTLNSHQRIHTGERPYKCCKCGLSFTQRSALISHQTMHTGERPYECCECGKSFSRSSNLTIHQRIHTGERPYECRECGKRFTHSSSLTSHQTTHAGERPYECCECGKSFSRSSNLTMHQRIHTGETPYECSECGKRFTHLSSLISHQRVHKGERPYECSECGKSFSRSSTLITHYRIHTGQRPYECCECGKSFAHSSGLSKHQRIRKGDKLHKNLL